A DNA window from Camelina sativa cultivar DH55 chromosome 17, Cs, whole genome shotgun sequence contains the following coding sequences:
- the LOC104758090 gene encoding gibberellin 2-beta-dioxygenase 4 produces the protein MVKGSQKIVAVDQNIPIIDMSQERSRVSMQIVKACETLGFFKVVNHGVDQTIISRMEQESINFFAKPAHEKKSARPVNQPFQYGFRDIGLNGDTGEVEYLLLHTNDPAFRSQLSFSSAVNCYIEAVKQLAREILDLTAEGLRVPSHTFSRLISSVDSDSVLRVNHYPPSDQFFGGATLSDKSVSLTRVGFGEHTDPQILTVLRSNDVGGLQVSNSDGMWVPVSPDPSAFCVNVGDLLQVMTNGRFISVRHRALTSGEESRLSTAYFAGPPLQTKIGPLPAMVTMMNQPRLYQTFTWGEYKKLAYSLRLEDSRLDMFRTCKD, from the exons atgGTGAAAGGGTCCCAGAAAATCGTGGCCGTAGATcaaaacataccaataatagaCATGTCGCAGGAGAGATCACGAGTGTCGATGCAAATAGTCAAAGCCTGTGAGACTCTCGGCTTCTTCAAAGTGGTCAACCACGGTGTAGACCAAACTATCATCTCAAGGATGGAGCAAGAGTCTATAAACTTCTTCGCTAAGCCGGCTCACGAGAAGAAATCGGCCCGACCGGTTAACCAGCCTTTCCAGTATGGATTTAGGGACATCGGGCTTAATGGGGACACTGGTGAGGTCGAGTATTTGCTTCTTCACACTAACGACCCTGCCTTTCGCTCTCAGCTCTCCTTCAG CTCGGCAGTGAATTGTTACATAGAAGCAGTTAAGCAGTTGGCTCGTGAGATTTTAGATCTGACGGCTGAGGGACTTCGTGTCCCATCTCACACCTTCAGTAGGTTAATCAGCTCCGTCGATAGTGACTCCGTTTTAAGGGTGAATCATTATCCACCGTCGGATCAGTTCTTTGGTGGAGCCACACTCTCTGATAAATCTGTGTCACTGACCAGAGTTGGCTTCGGTGAACACACCGACCCTCAGATATTAACAGTTCTTAGATCTAACGATGTAGGAGGACTCCAGGTGTCCAATTCAGATGGCATGTGGGTTCCTGTCTCCCCTGACCCTTCAGCTTTCTGCGTCAATGTAGGAGACTTGTTACAG GTGATGACGAACGGAAGATTTATAAGTGTACGGCATAGAGCATTGACCTCCGGAGAAGAAAGCCGGCTCTCAACGGCGTACTTTGCCGGACCACCGCTTCAAACGAAGATTGGGCCTCTTCCGGCGATGGTTACTATGATGAATCAACCACGGTTGTACCAAACGTTTACTTGGGGAGAGTACAAGAAACTCGCGTATTCGCTTCGACTTGAAGATAGCCGTTTAGACATGTTTCGTACATGTAAGGACTAG
- the LOC104758089 gene encoding desiccation-related protein PCC13-62-like: MAVTKERKSLLVTMVMVMVLLFLFNAQLLQVMSCPNDQGNQATNCTDQDRKLLEFPLNLEYLEAEFFLFGALGFGLDTVAPNLTMGGPSPLGAQKANLDPLTRDVVLQFAWQEVGHLRAIKKTVNGFARPQLDLSKKAFAKVMDKAFGVKFVPPFNPYANSYNYLIASYLVPYVGLTGYVGANPKLQCPASRKLVAGLLGVESGQDAVIRTMLYARAAHVVYPYCITVAAFTDKISDLRNKLGKAGVKDEGLVVPKAMGAEGQVVGNVLVGNELSLSYDRTPEEILRIVYGSGNESVPGGFYPKGADGEIARSYLVTTGSTEV, translated from the exons ATGGCAGTcaccaaagagagaaaaagcttgTTGGTTAcaatggtgatggtgatggtgttGTTATTCCTCTTCAACGCTCAACTTCTTCAAGTCATGAGTTGTCCCAATGATCAGGGCAATCAGGCGACCAACTGCACCGATCAGGACAGGAAATTATTGGAGTTTCCGTTGAATTTGGAGTACCTTGAAGCTGAGTTTTTCTTGTTCGGAGCGTTAGGGTTTGGTCTTGATACAGTCGCACCAAACCTAACAATGGGAGGGCCAAGTCCTCTTGGAGCTCAGAAAGCTAATCTTGATCCTTTGACAAGAGATGTTGTTTTGCAGTTTGCTTGGCAAGAGGTTGGCCACTTGAG GGCAATCAAGAAAACGGTGAACGGGTTTGCAAGGCCACAACTTGATTTGAGTAAAAAAGCATTTGCGAAAGTGATGGATAAAGCTTTTGGAGTAAAATTTGTGCCACCATTCAATCCTTATGCCAATTCTTATAATTACCTCATTGCTTCGTATTTGGTCCCTTATGTTGGTCTCACTGGATACGTTGGCGCTAACCCTAAACTGCAATGTCCAGCCTCAAGAAAG TTAGTAGCAGGACTTTTGGGAGTAGAATCGGGTCAAGACGCAGTGATAAGAACGATGTTATATGCTCGAGCAGCACATGTTGTATATCCTTATTGTATCACGGTTGCGGCTTTCACGGATAAGATCTCGGATTTAAGGAACAAATTGGGAAAAGCGGGAGTGAAAGATGAGGGATTGGTCGTACCTAAAGCCATGGGTGCTGAAGGACAAGTGGTTGGGAATGTTTTGGTCGGTAATGAGTTGTCTCTTTCGTATGATAGAACACCTGAGGAGATTCTCCGGATTGTGTATGGAAGTGGAAATGAAAGTGTTCCCGGTGGATTTTACCCTAAAGGAGCTGATGGGGAAATTGCTAGGTCATATTTGGTTACTACTGGGAGTACCGAGGTCTAG